The following nucleotide sequence is from Nitrospira sp..
CCGGTTCAACCTGATCTGCTATGTGGACTTGCATCGCATCACCTCCGCAAATATCAAGAGCCCAAGACACTGTCGTGACCCTGGGCTCTGGGTGAATAACCGCTGGCCGCTTGAAAAGTTGTGTGGACGATCTGAATCTTATGATTCTTGCGGTCGTTTCCCCTCCATCAGCGGTTGCTCGAGCACCCACATCTCATACAACGGGACGACAAACATCACCAGAAAACTGACGGTCATCAGCGTATCGCCGGTCAACATCGAGACGGCGAAAATAGGGGAGACATAGTTGATCAACCATGGCGACAGAAGGTCGAGAATCACACCGCCGAACCCGGCCCAGGTCACGACCGTTTTCAGCATATGACTTGCGCTGGTCAGATACATCACATGGATGAGAATCATGAACACGACTGGCATCGTAAAAAGATGGAAGTGAGTAATTTCTGCCAATTCTCGAAAGGACATGGGCTCCCCAAACGTCGTATCTGACCCTCGATAGTGATCGGCGATGCCTTGCGGTGAAAGACTCGTCATGCTATGCGCCCAAAAGAAAGAGAAAGCAAAGCCGGCCAACATCAAGAGCAGGAACAAGGTATAGAGCAACCGAATATGTCGATCAGCGTCGCGCAGCCTGAATTTCTGGTTAAAGTTTCGCATGCAGGGACGCTGGGTCCGCTGGAAGTTAGTTCCCGAATATGGACGAGAAGAATCCTTTATTCCGTTTCGCCATTGTGTCGCTGCCGATTCCGGCCGGTTTCAAGTAAAACTCGTCGATCAATACCAAGACTCGTTTGACACCGGCGCTCATCGAGCGAACGGACATCGTGGCGCCGGTAATGTTGGTGATGTCGCTTTTGATCCGGATCGGGTCGAGAACGGTCTTGCCTTCGTACTGGGCGTTAAACCGCTTTTTCCCGACATCGCTCCCGCGCGATTCCCGGAACACCAGGAGTTCAACGTCCGATACGGACCCTTCGTTATCGATGCCGACCAGGTAGGTCATCGGCTTGTGCTTGCCGATCGTGTTTTGGACGACCGCATAGCCGTCAACCTGACCGCCGGACTCCCCGATATACACCTCGAACGATTCTTCCGGGAATTTCCAGCCGATTCGTTCCTCGATGTGGACCTTCTTTTCCTGGGTGAGCTTGATCACCTCCTTGCGAACTTGTTGGGATTTCGGGAGCATGATCTTGACCCCCTCTTCCTCGCTCATGAACTCTTCGGCGGCGGTCATTTCCTGCTGCGTCAGATAACGCTTGAGGTCGCTATCCCAAATTCGCTCAGCGCTTGCCTGGGTGACTGGCATCAGGAGAATGGCGATGACCATGACACACAGACGCGTTATCATGACGAGGCCTCACAACCTTTCTCCTTGAGTCGAAGATGGAGTTTCTCCGTCACCGCGTTCGTCACTTCCTCTGATGGTTCGACAGCCCACCATTTCATGGCCTGCTGGGACGCACCGCCCCGAGCATGCCAACGTTGACGCGTTTC
It contains:
- a CDS encoding FMN-binding protein, with protein sequence MITRLCVMVIAILLMPVTQASAERIWDSDLKRYLTQQEMTAAEEFMSEEEGVKIMLPKSQQVRKEVIKLTQEKKVHIEERIGWKFPEESFEVYIGESGGQVDGYAVVQNTIGKHKPMTYLVGIDNEGSVSDVELLVFRESRGSDVGKKRFNAQYEGKTVLDPIRIKSDITNITGATMSVRSMSAGVKRVLVLIDEFYLKPAGIGSDTMAKRNKGFFSSIFGN